The proteins below come from a single Holdemania massiliensis genomic window:
- a CDS encoding MATE family efflux transporter encodes MSKKLDKEFLKIFFQLSIPVIISEVVLLIANNASTAMLGTLSEKAISGFSVSNQAFDIYSMVILGLTGGFHVYIAQYYGSQNQEKYNQVLRYGLKLALAVGFLCTAAFLFFADPFSRLFLKDPETLAYAIPYLRIFSLTFIPYAVNLVVSGAYSIIGKARITLYAGALNCGVNLLFCYLLVYGVGFFPQMGSEGAALSLVIARLAETVFLYFVVNRKNSEFRFRLKYPPLKENELMRILRTSAPLIMNECLFAFAFMIVFMNYSYVGEQYLACIPVVTLITKLVFVPSTGAGSVIGVMVGGQLGRGRLEEARENMQKIRKTCYLIIILGCTLIALCSPWIPKLFSLQGDVYEMAVKMLLVKAFCSALGGGITMVFYNTLRIGGDTRSVFFLDGFFSCCFPMLLSLLFSRVLPVSFLGLYFAVEFCNVIKSLLGSFFVKKEKWLQQLS; translated from the coding sequence ATGTCTAAAAAATTGGATAAAGAATTTCTGAAGATCTTTTTCCAGCTGTCAATCCCGGTGATTATTTCCGAGGTTGTCCTGTTGATTGCCAACAATGCATCGACGGCGATGTTGGGGACGTTGTCAGAAAAAGCCATCAGCGGGTTCAGTGTTTCCAATCAGGCGTTTGATATTTATTCGATGGTCATTCTGGGACTGACCGGGGGTTTTCACGTTTATATCGCCCAATATTATGGAAGTCAGAATCAGGAAAAGTACAATCAGGTTTTGCGTTATGGTTTAAAATTAGCGCTGGCTGTCGGATTCTTATGCACCGCAGCGTTTCTGTTTTTCGCCGATCCGTTTTCCCGGCTGTTTCTGAAAGATCCGGAAACGTTAGCCTATGCGATTCCGTATCTGAGGATTTTCAGTTTGACTTTTATTCCGTACGCGGTGAATCTGGTTGTCAGCGGTGCGTATTCCATCATTGGCAAAGCTAGGATCACCTTGTATGCCGGAGCGCTGAACTGCGGCGTCAATCTGTTGTTCTGTTACCTTCTGGTCTACGGCGTCGGCTTTTTTCCGCAGATGGGTTCGGAAGGCGCGGCTTTGTCTTTGGTCATTGCCCGACTAGCGGAAACGGTTTTCCTGTATTTTGTGGTGAACCGCAAAAACTCGGAATTCCGTTTCCGGCTGAAATATCCGCCGCTGAAAGAAAATGAACTGATGCGGATTTTGCGCACCTCGGCTCCGCTGATCATGAATGAATGCTTGTTTGCCTTCGCCTTCATGATTGTCTTTATGAATTACAGCTATGTTGGAGAACAATATTTAGCTTGCATTCCCGTCGTAACGTTAATTACAAAACTGGTCTTTGTCCCTTCGACGGGAGCGGGTTCGGTCATCGGGGTGATGGTCGGCGGTCAGCTGGGCCGCGGACGGCTGGAAGAAGCCAGGGAAAACATGCAAAAAATCAGGAAAACCTGTTATTTGATCATCATCCTGGGCTGTACCTTGATCGCGTTATGTTCGCCTTGGATTCCCAAGCTTTTCTCTCTGCAGGGGGACGTGTACGAGATGGCGGTCAAAATGTTGTTGGTCAAGGCGTTCTGCAGCGCTCTGGGCGGCGGGATCACGATGGTTTTTTACAACACGCTGCGCATTGGCGGAGATACCCGCAGTGTCTTCTTCCTCGATGGGTTCTTCAGCTGCTGCTTCCCGATGCTGCTCAGTCTTCTGTTCAGCCGGGTACTGCCAGTGAGTTTTCTCGGCTTGTATTTTGCGGTTGAATTCTGCAATGTGATCAAGTCGCTGTTAGGCAGCTTCTTTGTTAAAAAAGAGAAATGGCTGCAGCAATTATCCTGA
- a CDS encoding SIS domain-containing protein codes for MTGRFQGSMLDCIRNTAQAAVNIADHREINCAALITLLCSLSEPINEILLIGSGTSSTTAITSRCFIERVTGIATHVVYPNDFLYNCTVRNPHALHVFTSQTGTSKVCFEAMKQVQQWGYPSLVISESAQTPMAQAADCFLTMDCGIEEYPMRTTGYSATVMTHMAMAISIAQHYGRITETEAAELTEEIRACSKRLPQVIERTLEWMKQAKRKMLRSDLIVFTGADALVGVSLEGAMKVWETPQIASVGYEIEEGIHGPNYGYNSRHCVIVLNDGGREDQKCRGLARYMKEVWNNGFLIGVHPIDEEDLELPVVSPDLCVIDFAAVVQTIAFKLAEDQGRDLGAHHDNSRMNAYFKTHQ; via the coding sequence ATGACCGGACGTTTTCAAGGCTCCATGCTCGACTGCATCCGCAATACCGCTCAGGCAGCGGTCAATATCGCGGATCACCGCGAAATCAACTGTGCGGCTCTGATCACGCTGCTTTGCAGCTTGTCCGAACCGATCAATGAAATTTTATTGATCGGCTCCGGCACGAGCAGTACGACGGCGATCACATCCCGCTGTTTTATTGAACGGGTAACAGGGATCGCAACGCATGTCGTTTATCCCAATGATTTCCTCTACAACTGCACCGTCAGAAATCCGCATGCCCTGCATGTCTTTACTTCGCAGACGGGAACCTCAAAAGTCTGCTTTGAAGCAATGAAACAGGTTCAACAATGGGGCTATCCGTCCCTGGTCATTTCGGAATCCGCGCAAACGCCGATGGCTCAGGCTGCCGATTGCTTTTTGACAATGGACTGCGGTATTGAGGAATATCCGATGCGGACTACCGGCTACAGCGCGACGGTCATGACGCACATGGCCATGGCGATCAGCATCGCGCAGCATTACGGCCGGATCACAGAGACAGAAGCAGCCGAGCTGACGGAGGAAATTCGAGCTTGTTCCAAACGGCTGCCGCAGGTCATTGAGCGGACGCTGGAATGGATGAAGCAGGCCAAGCGGAAAATGCTGCGGTCGGATCTGATCGTGTTTACGGGCGCGGATGCCTTAGTTGGCGTTTCATTAGAAGGCGCGATGAAGGTATGGGAGACTCCGCAGATTGCTTCGGTTGGATATGAGATTGAAGAAGGCATTCATGGACCGAACTATGGCTATAACAGCCGTCACTGTGTGATCGTACTGAATGACGGCGGCCGGGAAGATCAGAAATGCCGAGGCTTAGCCCGATATATGAAGGAAGTCTGGAATAACGGCTTTTTGATCGGTGTCCATCCGATTGATGAGGAAGACCTGGAGCTGCCGGTGGTTTCACCGGATTTATGCGTCATTGATTTTGCGGCAGTCGTTCAGACGATTGCGTTTAAACTGGCTGAGGATCAGGGCCGTGATCTGGGGGCACATCATGACAACAGCCGGATGAACGCCTATTTCAAAACGCATCAGTAA
- a CDS encoding MBL fold metallo-hydrolase: MQAERITEATWRLIGGGCDCYLLDGSQPVLIDCGCGQENIQKFCEALIHKSVEAVICTHAHIDHTGHCGLFKQVWMTERTAASSKNWMDEDRFQLHLKYQLTFVQDQEILELGSRRLEILMCDCHAPGNIMILDHEERTLFAGDELDQDQVLLLPGFSEKPGQFHSEPAATVGDYQRMLKRIAGRRSEFDRICTGHNGSPLKPQILDQMISLCQRILDGEVGSEDCSSASYSLWDTHFPYPCAHYRRFSDQGLSLVYCTDSLTERQANSIVAPATPLHRMCEENTRRQHR, from the coding sequence ATGCAGGCAGAACGAATTACGGAAGCGACCTGGAGACTGATCGGCGGCGGCTGTGATTGTTACTTGCTGGACGGCAGTCAGCCCGTTTTGATCGACTGCGGCTGCGGCCAGGAAAACATTCAGAAATTTTGTGAAGCCTTGATTCATAAATCGGTGGAAGCTGTGATCTGTACGCACGCCCATATTGACCATACCGGGCACTGCGGCTTGTTCAAACAGGTCTGGATGACGGAAAGAACAGCGGCATCCAGCAAAAACTGGATGGATGAAGATCGGTTTCAGCTGCATCTCAAGTATCAGTTAACCTTTGTCCAAGATCAGGAAATTCTTGAATTGGGTTCGCGGCGTTTAGAAATTCTGATGTGTGATTGTCATGCTCCGGGCAACATCATGATCCTTGATCATGAAGAGCGGACACTGTTTGCCGGGGACGAACTGGATCAGGATCAGGTTCTGCTGCTGCCGGGATTTTCCGAGAAACCGGGTCAGTTTCACAGTGAACCGGCAGCAACAGTTGGGGATTATCAGCGAATGTTGAAGCGGATCGCTGGACGGCGCTCGGAATTTGACCGAATTTGTACCGGACATAACGGATCTCCGTTGAAGCCGCAGATTTTGGATCAGATGATCAGCCTATGCCAGCGTATTCTGGATGGAGAAGTTGGCAGCGAAGACTGCAGCTCTGCCAGCTATTCGCTGTGGGATACCCATTTTCCTTATCCATGTGCCCACTACCGCCGATTTAGTGATCAGGGGCTGTCGCTGGTGTACTGTACTGACAGTCTGACTGAACGCCAAGCGAATTCCATTGTGGCGCCGGCAACGCCGCTGCATCGGATGTGCGAGGAGAATACCCGCAGGCAGCACAGATAG